In Chiloscyllium plagiosum isolate BGI_BamShark_2017 chromosome 26, ASM401019v2, whole genome shotgun sequence, the sequence CCTTTATAAACTGCCAAAAGCCGTATTTACTTTCTGATGGCTTGATAATGAAAACTGTGCAGTATGTGAGAGAGGATTTGATAAATGCTCTAAACAATAATATAATCTTTTCTGATTTACACTCTTCCCATCTGCTTAGTAAAAGCCAGAACCTTATTTGTTTTATCTTCTGAAATCTACAGCTACACAGTGCTTATAAGCTGTATCCAGTGCAACTCCATATCTTCCTTAGTTAGGAATAAGCAGCTATTGTTGTACTTAATGCTTATTTCATTTTTCACTCCCATGCCAAATGTTTTAGCTAAATAATCCTTTGTAAATAAGTGCAATTTTCTTTTAGTTTATGTTAGCTTATTATATTCAGTAGTACAAGCAAAAATCAGCACTTAAGAATGCCAGAAGGGAAATGATGGGGTGCAGAAATCTGTTCTTTAACTGAAGTGCTAATCCCCATTTTCTCATTAGGTTATTGGAAAAGGCAGTGAAAAATCGGAAGACAGTTCAATTGATGAGAAATACTTGATCGCTACTTCTGAGCAACCAATTGCAGCTTTTCACAGAGATGAATGGTTAAAACCTGAGGATCTTCCGATTAAATATGCTGGACTTTCCACCTGCTTCCGTCAGGAGGTTGGCTCCCATGGCCGTGATACTAGAGGAATCTTCCGTGTTCACCAATTTGAGAAGGtaaatcaaaatatttgtaaatatatttggTATTGAAGACAGCTCAGTCAATTATACAGTGTGTCATGACATCAAGTAATGCGGCACTACCCATATTTTGTTTCTGATAACACCGATTCCAACATAAGGTTACTATTGTTTGGCTTGGTGTCCAATGGTAGGAGGAAAAATGGTCAGCTAAGGTTTTTCCACCTGATTCTCCTCTAGGAGGTATATGTGAGAATTTTAGGGGAGGTAGATGTATTTGAATGTAGTTGCCCTGAATTCCATTAAATCAATGGGTAATCGGTGCAATGCATAATTATGGTGATGTAAGTGAACTACCAGTGGTCCAATAGATTAGTGTCTAAGCCAGAAAGAAGGTGGTTGGGAAGAAGACTGGAAGGAAATAATTATCTTGATCACTgcaaagtaactcacctcctgatcctCCAAAGCCTATCCAGCATCTACAGGGCAGAAGTCTGGAATGTTTTGGAATACTGttcacttgcctggatcagtAAGGTTCCAGCAGTACTCAAAATATTGACCAACCGTTCAGGACAAACCAATCTAACTGACTGGAACCCTATCTACCACTTTAAactttcattcccttcaccactgaatGCAGTGTCAGAAGTGTTTACCCTCTGCAAGTTGCATTATTGCAGTTCACTAAAATTCCTCCAGTAGCAGTTTCCAAACTCTCAACCTCTACCACataaaaagacaagggcagcaggcgcCACTGAACACCACCTTTTCAAATTTTCCCCAAGTCGTACACCATCTTGACTTAAACtgtgtcactgttccttcactatcactaggTTAAAAATTTGAAACTGCCTCCTTAACAACAGTGTAGGAacctacaccaaatgaactgcaatggttcaaggaggcagttcaacctccatttttttaaaaacagttgtgATTAGCAGCAAACGCTGGCCTaaccagaaatgcccacatcccgtggaagaattttaaaaaatacattttattaccTCAAGATCAGTTTTACTATAGCAGCAGTAAATGCTTACGTTAAACACTTCCATTTAACAGTAGTAGTTTGTGAAGAGTATGTCAGAATTGTAAATCAGTAGATTTGATCAGCTAAGATTGATTCACAGCAGAGAACTTCCTCGGCGtaaatctgtgttttttttccacagattgaacaatttgtttttgcttccCCTCATGATAATAAATCATGGGACGTTTTCGAGGAGATGATCGGAACTGCTGAAACATTCTACCAATCCTTGGGCATTCCTTACCGCATTGTAAATATTGTATCAGGTACTTGAAAAATCATTATAGTTTCTTTGAATGGTGGTGAGGGTTGAACATCTTTAACATGATTCTTGTCATGCATTATATTCAAGACCAATAATTTCCATGTTGAATTCATTGAAAGGTTAAGTACCTGTTGTAAATTTTGGGCGAAATATGGAGACTAAGGTCATTATGTGTTTCAGTCATCTATGTCCCCATAAAAAATGTTTATTATTTCAAAAGCTAATTCCACTTATCTGTCAGAATTTgagacactatggacaacttttCTGTCAAATAGATAACTAGGAATATGTTACTGCATAATGCACAAAAGAATTTTTTAAATTGTCAGTGTTCAGTGGTAGTGTGTAATGaatgaatgtatttgtaaagcaTTATCTGCTCAATCTTATATTAAAAATTTAGTAGTTTAAGTGATGCACTTAGACTTCCTGTCAGCATTAACTCActtcctttgtttcttttttccgagagtgtgtgctggaaaaacacagcaggtcaggcagcatctgaggagcaggagaatcgatgtttcaggcctaaACCTTTGGGTTTTTCTTTGTCAAGTTGTTACAATAAATGTGAGAGTGTGGCAAATCCTAGCAAACTTTGTTTCAGTTGCAGCATCTGTTCTCTGATTGTTGTGGTAACTATAATAGATATCAAAGAACTAATGAACTGTGTAGTTAATTGAGATGgtattagagagggtgcagaaaagatgcaCATGAATGGTTCCAAGGATAAGGAGCTTCAGTTTGAAAATAGATTGCAGAGGTTAGGACTGTTTTGATTGGAGAAGGCTGAGACAAGgtctgggcgaaagtgaggactgcagatgctggagatttgagtcgagtgtggtgctggaaaagtatagcaggtcaggcagcatccaaggagcaaaagaatcaacgtttcgggcaaaagcaatATTTTGAGACAAGATCTGACCACTGTATTGAGAATCTTGAAGGGGTTAAATGgtgtggatagggagaaacttccCACTAATGAAAGGATTGATAACAAGAGGACGCAGATTTAAAGTAAGTGCCAAAATGAGCAAATGTGACAGGAGAATAATTTATTGATATAGTGAgtggttatggtctggaatgcactgcctgagtgtGGTCGAAGCATTGAGTCATGGACTCATACAGTGCAGTGAAGGCCATCATCCCATTCGGTATGCATCAacaataactaccactaaaggcatgcaaatcccaatttcctgcacttgtcccacatccctgaatgctatgatatttcaagtgcacaaccaaatatttttcaaaggttgtaaggtttccattccagattctcaacatcgtccaagcaaaaaaaaaagttgtttctcAAATCCTCTCCGAAACCCCTGCATCCCCCACTCCAAAACCATGACCcatcaaccaaggggaacagccaCATTCAAGTGAAGCATTCCGAAGGGAAGTATAATGTTATTCAAAAAGGAACAACAcgcagggttatggagagaaagcaggagaatcgcaGTCAGTGAAATGCTCATTCAGAGAACTGCAGACACAGAGGGCTAACTGGCTGCCTTCTACACTATTCAAAATTCTGTGAATTTCTTGAAAGGATAGGGGCAGAGTTGAGAGAGGACAGACCTTGTGTCTCCTGATCTTGTCTACTTGATTCCATGTAGAAAATGTTTCCACATGAAATTATACACTTTTATTCCATTTGATTTATTTAACTTGCATCATAAGCTGATCTGAAATGTGTTTTGTTTATTCTTCTCTGTTAGGTGCCTTGAATCATGCTGCTAGTAAAAAACTGGACTTGGAAGCCTGGTTTCCTGGCTCTGTGGCATTCCGAGAGCTAGTGTCTTGTTCTAACTGTACAGATTACCAAGCACGAAGGTTACGAATCAGATACGGGCAAACCAAAAAAATGATGGACAAAGTGAGTCAACAGATATAAGATGATTCAATGGTGCAATGCAACACACTGTCCTTTCATTTTGAAAATACAGAGTAAAATTGATGAAGTAAAAACAATGCCCATATAATTATAATGCTAttaaaagcactttacagccattATTTGTGGATGCGAGACAAGAACAcaaagatattctttcttgcacaaattgacactaaatttgttttttttaaggaagtgtTGATTCCTTAATGGGATGTTGCTGCTAAGGTCACTGTTTGGTACCCATTCCTATTTGTCCTTTTAACTGAATGActtgtgaggccatttcagagggcagttaagagttaattgCTATGAGTCTAGAATCAAAATTCAGCAAGACCAgagaaggatagcagatttcttttcTTCAGGAATTTAAAGACTTTAGTGAaccgtagagtcatacagcatggaaacagacccttcggtccaattaatCCATGCCGACGATATTCTCAAACGAAACTAATCCTACTTGCCTCTGTTTGGCCCGtaactctccaaacctttcctatttgtatatttatccaaatgttttttaaatgttgaaactgtacctgcatccaccacttcctctgacaattcattccacacatgaaccacttgctgtgttttaaaaagttgcccctcgtgtcctttttgaatctttctcctctcaccttaaaaatatgctggctagttttgaactcagccaccctagggaaaagatccttgacattcaccttctccatgcccctcatgattgtataaacctcagtaaggtcacccctcaactcctatgctccagtaaaaaaagtcctagcctatttttattgctcaaaccctccatctggcaacatcctcataaatcttataACTTTCTACAAtatgataatatccttcctatagctgggcgaccagaattgcacacagtactctagaagagggAACACAAACGTCCTGTAACACCTCAACATGACTCCTATGctcagaggtctgagcaatgaagtcaagcatgctaaataccttcttaagcaccctgtctacctacaacgcaaatttcaaagaattatgtacctgtacccctaGGTCTTTCTGTTTTGCAACACTACATGACAATTGCTgaaggtttcatggtcaccattaccaggactagatttcaattccagatttattaattgaatttaaattgcaccagCTGCATGATGGGATGCAAACTATGTCTCGAGCATTAGTTTGAGTTTCTGCATTACTAGGTCTCATGAtattactgaggagaaagtgaggtctgcagatgctggagattagagctggaaatgtgttgctggaaaagcgcagcaggtcaggcagcatccagggaacaggagaatcgacgtttcgggcataagcccttcttcagcccttttcctgaagaagggcttatgcccgaaacgtcgattctcctgttccctggatgctgcctgacctgctgcacttttccagcaacacatttccagctcatgaTATTACTACAGCATTACATTCTTCCCTCTTCAATTGGTAAATTCATATTGGCAAAGTGTTCTTGTACAGTGTCTAAGTAACATTGGACTGGATAAAGTAAGTACTGTGATTGACAGTTCTCTAGCCTGGTTGTCTTTAATTAAGCTATTGGATGGTAAGAATTGAAGTGTTCCTTTTAACAATATAAACTTCCTTTGTCTTGATGAACAAAGCAATTGTCaaaaaggaaagagagggagaatttTAATTGTACTTCTGCCACTTGGAATATTCTGAAGAAATTCGCGTTCAATAAGTtgctttcattttgtttcttcgTGGATGTTGTGTGTTTATTGCACATTCCAAATTACCCTTATGTGGCAGTAAACTGCTGCTTCAAATCAGTGGAATTCACATATAAAGGTGCCTGGGATgtttcagtttctggtccatAGTCTTTCATCAATTAATCCCCCACCGGCAGGGTGGATTCGGTACAACTGAACAACCCTTATGATCCTTGGCTTAAAGAAAATGACAGGGATATTCTGGACCTTGGTGATACAGATTGTGGTAACATGCAGTTAATTTGCTGCTGGTGGCCCAAAGCACCTCATGAATTCATTAATGTCCAATTTTGAACGGCTAGACTGATTCTGAATCTATCCTGTTCGGCATGATGATTCTGCCATTCAACACAATGGAACACATACTCAGTATGAAGCCAGGTCATCATCCCCACAGACAGCTTTACGATCAAAACTGTCATGGACGAAAAAACCTCAATAGGCAGAAtggtaagttgaaactttattgctggaacagcacagcaggtcaggcagcatccagggaacaggagattcgacgtttcgggcacaggcccttcttcaggaatacagaaTGGTAAGGGTGAGGCTAAGTAGTTTTTTTCCTTGTTTTGGTTTTCTCACCACCTAACACAGGCTCAGTCTGGTAGCTGTGTCCTTCAGTACTCTATATTCGTGGTTAGTACTGGTGCTGGTTAACCACTCGTGGTAACATCTGCAGCTTGAGTATGTTTTGTGACGATATATCCTCAGTACTTGGAGAGGTATCAATATCCTGTTAAATTATGGTATGACTACAAATAAGTTCACGTTTTCAGGAAGCCCTTAATAATCGTAGAATCTTTGACCCCTGGTATGGTTGTTTTTGTTGTTAGCATGGAAACATTCCAGTTACTTTGACACATCCTCATCAGTCTGGTTAAGGGGAGGCACTCTGTCAAAGTCCTTCCTTATGTACTTAATAAACGCTTACCAAAATATTGGGAAAGGatcaaaataataatttaaaagcaTATGGTATCAGGTAGGAAAACCTAAGcggaagaaaatatttttattaaatagAATTTTGGTTGATGTATTTATAACATATCTAAATCAGAACTTATGATGGACTTGTCACTTGACATACTCAGGTGTACAGTTTGGAAGTTCTTGAATGAAAATTGGTACTTTTGTATttagtaaaacaaaagaaaaatgtgaaaGTGTATAAACCAAAGCATTAGAATCAGTCTCTCAAATCAAGAAATTCTGGTTATGACAGTAAGTCAGTCGCAATTGATGAGGCAGCTAGCTTGGCTCTTTTCTCAGAGAAGAGAAACAACCAGGATTTCTAGTCGTCTTGATGTCTCTTAAGTAGTTCTTAGTGGAGGTGCATGTGGTTGGATATCAAATGAGTATTTAAATGATCTGCCCCAGCCAAAGCTCAGATATGATTATATGAGCATACTGGTGGAGCACCAGTGCTTGTGAAACTGTAGGAGCCTTTATTACAGGATTAATTTAAGGTAGAAAATTGGAAGGTGAAGAGAAAAAAGGCCCattgatttaaaagagacttctTTTATTTTAAGGTTgtagttaaacaaaaaaaatgcactaATAAATATCACATCACTTGTCTTCCCAGGCTGAATTTGTGCACATGCTAAATGCTACAATGTGTGCAACAACTCGTGTTTTGTGTGCTATCTTGGAGAATTACCAGACTGAAGAAGGGATCGTGGTACCAGAATGTCTAAGGCCATACATGCCACCAAGTAAGTATCCATGGGTGTAAGAGTCTGACAGACTAAGTGATCAGTGTTCAGCCCTTGTCCTACCAGCAATACGACTCAGCTTAATGAAAAAGAACAGTGGAGTTATACTTGctattctggccaatatttatccatcaatcaACGTCAAACAAAAAtcgttatcacattgctgttcatAATGTGCATATTGACTGCTCTGTGACAACATTACAACAATAGCTAACTTCAAAATTGTGTCAATTGAGACACAATCTGCCTAAATCTAGTTAAATGCTTTAAAATAGTTTGAAGTTATTATCAGTCTTTGGTACAGTATGAGATGTCATGAATATAACAATGGGATAAATAACGAGCCAGTCAGTAGCTACTAGTCAAATGGTATTAGATTAATATTTAACCAGGCTATTATGGAATAAGTCAAATAGGAGTAATGAGCTGGTTCTGAACTGGATGAGTTGAGAGAACTGGATGAATTGATCAAAGAAATGTTATGTTATTGATATGAAGGTAGGGGCTGAGATCATTTTAATAGATATGGAAGGGAAGGTGAAAGAATTTATAAATAGTGATTGAGAAGATActgaaaataagaaaacaaagaaatCCAATCTGAGGTTCTAAAATGTCCTATGAAACTAGTTGAAATCAGTGTTAAATGATAGAAGCATTTGGAATTAGatacagcaaactttttattaactggtacctatgggaccaggagtatgctggttgatcaaatattctggataatcaaaaaGTCCATATAATCAAAGTGAAAACACAcattaagtaatagaaatgtaatacaGAGGTTATACATATCACTGTTATACATTTATTTACAGCAGAAATCATTTAAGTAacaatgcaactttgccttaattaAAATTTATCAGCAGAGGgccttctcactctaaacttcAACTGACACTCTGCAGTAGATTACGATATTTGAGAAGACATTGACTCAAAACTGAATCAACTGTTGATACTTCATGTTGCCATTCAATTGAACAACAAATATATTTATACTGAGGCAAATAAGTTTTAGAAACTATAATAGttggacagaataatacagtaaacttcatAGTATTTGTATATAACTTCTGCCAGTTTATTGACAGTGCTGGTTTCTCAGGTGTCAGTTAAAACAAACTTGGCTGCATTTGCAGTAGTGCATTCTATGAGTGCAGGATATGTTGCTAGATCTGGATTACTAATGGATGTGCTTTTGGTAAATGACGTTTTCTCAGCCCAGACTTGTTGAAAATTGTGAAGTTTCTTTCACGGATTTACTGTTATTTGCTTGAGGCCAGTGCATTATGTTTTAACAAATATATATAGATTCACTGAGAAATTTGATATTCAGCACTACAGATTACAAGGTTCTCTGTTTAGTCTTGACTGAGGAAGCAGTTGGGACCATGACCATTAGCCTGATCACACTGAAGGCAATCAGAAGGAAAATCACCCCAAACATTTTCTGTTGTCATTGTGAAGTGATTGGAGCTGGAAGATGCACATGTCTGAGGCAAAGTGAGGATTGAATCAGACCAAATAATTCAATaacctgctgaacacactttgtGTGATATCAAAGTGATTACATTTTACAAAGAGTGCTTACCAGATGCTTCAGCAAGATGAAGTAATTCCAACGGAAATGAGAAtaattttcttaaatgttataattgcttTCTAAGCGTGTAATGTATTCTTCAACAAAGCAAAGCTTATCTCCAACTGATGTATTCAATTTCCTTTGATTGTCTAACTTACAATTACAGGAAATTAAAGCTACAGTCTTATGATTAGTTGATTCTCTGAACATTAACTGTTAAATGAAGAGTTCATCTTCCTCCACCCACAAACATATGCTATATTCAATAGGTTTGACTGAGCTGATCAGGTTTGTTAAGCCTGCACCAATTGACCAGGAACCATCAAAAAAACAGAAGAAGCAGCAAGAAGGAAGCAAGAAGAAACCTGCATTCTCTGATACCGGTTTGGAGAATAAAGTACAGAATATGTCTGTCCATAATTAATGGATCCTTTTAACTAAATGGTAAAATTATATTTGGTGTACTTACTGTCCAAATTAATTATTCTTGTGGATGACATACTTTACATGGATTTCCATTACAAATAAAACCACCGAAACAGACTGTATCTAATAGTAATAATGTGCATCTCCTGGAAAGATGATCATTTACCTGAAGTGTAGAAAATTTTATGAAGAGTTTGCTGCCAATGTATGTTCATGGAATATGGAATTTTATCtcttcaattatttacaataataaATAACTACTGAATCACGTAAATTTAACTTGTAGGTCTAAATTATTCCAATTTTTATGTAGTTAATTGTAAAGTGTATCACACTTTATAATTAACATCGTGAAATGCATCCTGACTAGGGCTATAGTTGAACTTCATTAGGAATTGCATTGTTAAGCAATACAAATTTAATGGTgaaaattttctgttttcttcatgtcacattatATTTACACATTCAAGTTAGCCAGGCTCCGATATTATCCCTGTTTTTGTTTCGCTGAGCCAGTTGTCCTTAAGGTATTAGTGAATGCATGACATATAGTCTGTGACTGCAGGATACAGGGCTCTACCTGACAACTATGAgcagcttcctggctttgtgtctgcacagcaagacaagacaatgtGGGGATTGGGGGATGACCATGAGCGATGGCTTCACCTAaagaagggg encodes:
- the sars1 gene encoding serine--tRNA ligase, cytoplasmic; translated protein: MKKKEPVGDSDNLPQNSQNLDDLNAEVLSDLSVTQIKKIRVLIDEAITKCDAERLKLEGQRMDCLREIGNILHPSVPISNDEDVDNKVERTWGDCTATKKYSHVDLVVMIDGFEGEKAAVVAGSRGYFLKGPLVFLEQALIQYALRCLTSQGYTPLYTPFFMRKEVMQEVAQLSQFDEELYKVIGKGSEKSEDSSIDEKYLIATSEQPIAAFHRDEWLKPEDLPIKYAGLSTCFRQEVGSHGRDTRGIFRVHQFEKIEQFVFASPHDNKSWDVFEEMIGTAETFYQSLGIPYRIVNIVSGALNHAASKKLDLEAWFPGSVAFRELVSCSNCTDYQARRLRIRYGQTKKMMDKAEFVHMLNATMCATTRVLCAILENYQTEEGIVVPECLRPYMPPSLTELIRFVKPAPIDQEPSKKQKKQQEGSKKKPAFSDTGLENKVQNMSVHN